Part of the Vigna unguiculata cultivar IT97K-499-35 chromosome 3, ASM411807v1, whole genome shotgun sequence genome, TAAATCAAAAggaatcataaataatattcaCCTGCAAGAATCGTCGTTCTTCAAGCCATTGTTTTACAGGCATCACTTTGTCATTAGCATCCTTCCATTCATTAGCAACCACTACAGCTACTCTGTTTGCTGTTACCTTGGCACGAGCTAACTCCCGGTcaagtgtttttctttcttcctatGTAGTGTCAAAATAGGCAAATGCAGCAATTAGCATGCTTTAAGTTATGATTGAGTAAACAAAGAAGAAGAGTATAGTTAATATAGTTAACTCATTACATTCATTTCTTGAACTTTCCGCTGATAATCTCTCACAGCATTGGCAGCCGCACCACCCGCAAGTACAGCCTCTTCTAGTTCCCTCACGGTTTGGGTAAGCTTTTCAACCTCTGCCACCTTCAGTCTATGCATTTTgtccaaaattttattttcttcctggAAGAGGATATGATGACACCAAatgtaagaaattaaattattaccgCTGGCATAATTGGAGAAGAAACATAGTACAAAATTGCAAATACCTGGCAAATCTCAATCTGTTTAATTAGctcttgatttttattttggagATCATCCACCATGGAGGCCTTAGCCAAGGCAATCTGAACAGTCTTCTCAGCTTCAAGAAGTGCTGCTTCTTTAGATTTGGTAAGACGATCTAAAGCTTTGTTATCATCTTGAAGTTTAGCAATCTGCAAGGAACAAGTTCAAGAAAGCAATGACATAAATCACCCATGACAGGCCAGCTTCAGTTGCCTTCATCAGTTTCTTCTCATGGGAATCGCATTCAAAGTAGAAGAACAAAATAACAGTACCTCTTGCCGGGCAAGCTTAAGTTCAGCTTCTAGAGGAGCAAGAATGGCCTCTATAGGAGGCATGTCATCATCCTTCTGAGCAGCATGGACCCTTCGAAGAGTGGCTTCAGCAGCAAACTGAGCTGCCATCGATGCTTTCTTGTCatcattgattttctttatttcaagaTTCTGCAAGAAATATCCAGTTTAGTAAACACATCATGTAACCTAAAAAATTTAGTCCTCACTAAGGTTGATAGAGTGTTCAAGTAATACTTTGCTTTCTAGAAGAGACTCTGTTAACTTCAGCTTCCCTTCAACCTTTGACAACTCTTCAGTAAGCTACAGAACAAcgaaaaaaaatacagaaaataaagttatatttcAAGTTGACGTTAAGTGATGACTCTATACATTAAGAAACAGCAGCAACACGAATAAATGAAAGCATGGCACATTAACAAGTTCTCATGTGACCATGCACTAAAAATAGTTGAAGTAATTACAAAACCACGTTAAAATACAACACGGGCGAAGTAGCCCCACTCACTAAATCAGCCAAAGCATAATTACTTGCACAAACACATGAAACAGAAAAACTGGAAGAATGACTATTGAACAATAAATATACGCACAGTAAACACCAAAAGCAAACTCGAATCAATACACCATTCACCAAGAAACAAAAACGGGAACATACAGAGtactttgtataattttttttttttttttgctaagtAATAAAATCAGTGAGCAAAGAAACATTGTCCAGTgcaaaagttgaaaaataaaaaataaataaataaagaaattagtAATGAAGTTTCCATATTCTTAAGTCCTAATTATAACAGTAACAGCAATGATCATATCAGAAACTTgtaattgattcaatttaactTCAATAATACAACGAAGCAAAAATTAGAAGGTGACCTCTTCAACGGCTTTTTCTCTGAGCCGTTCGGAGAACCTCAAGGCTTTGATCTCCGCTTGCGCTTCCGACAATTCCCTGTCCTTATCTGCAAACACGACGCAACACAAGCGAGTCACCATTAGTCAACAAGGCGAAGCAAAATCAGGCCAAAAACTCGCCAGATCGAGTCGCATTTTCGCACCTCTAACTTCATTCTCCAACCGATTGAGCTCCACCTTGACCGGATCCGAACCGTGCAACAGGTTCATGAACTCGTCCGCGTCGAGGCTCTGCCTCATCGAAGGCGCGCGCCTCCGCGACGAGCCTTTCCCCTCCTTGAACGATCCGGACACCGCCAACGGCGCAACCGGCGTGGCCACAGTCGCCTCCGTTCCAACCTCCCCGGAAACCTCCGCCATGGCCGATCTAAGCGATGCCGTAAGCAGTCACATCCACTTGTTCGTAGCTCCGTGGATCCCTAGGCGCGCAGTGCGAGAAACAGCAAGAGTCGCAGAGAAAATGCAGGTCTGAGAAGGAGACGGTGATTTTAGAGAGAGAGTTGCTGAGATAGATGGTTTCATAGTCTGTGCTTGTTTCTCTCTCTAGATTGTGATTTTAAATCTGGGCTTTGTTTtcccctttttttcttttttgcttttttttaattgttgttcTGTGTGTGTGTTGCAGTGAGAGTGATAGTGAGATTAAATAAATCTGAGTAATCAGTGAGTGTATAGCTGGCTGTTATGGTTAAGCAGACCAATACTGAGTGAGTGACAGGGAAACACAGTAAACCCTTTCTCATCATCTTATGTTAATCGCTCTAGTAAAGCCCAAGCCATGGTAGCGTAATGCGCACTCCATGCATTGCAATTGCAAGTTAAAACCATCTTGGATTGGATATGCGTACGATAGCCGGTGGGACCCAGAACCAGCTTAGCTGGTAAACGTGTTGTGTTTGGACAAACAAACTCACAAGTGACTGCCATTAACATTAACTAACACATATATTATGACGTTTTAAGTTTTGAAGAGATGTATCAACTTATTGGATTCATAACCATAAATAAAACACATGAAAATAAGTTAGCATTCACAACAACGATAACGTTAGCATATATATGTTTTGAATATCTATCTACAAATCATTCAAACATCATATTTTTACCAACATCCgagaactaaattaaactaTTAATAGTTATGAGATAATTTAATATGGTTCCTAATCTTTTAATAATCAGTAATATAATTCGTTGATCATAGAATCCGTTGATTTGTAAATTATGTCTGTCTTTACagtgaaataaaaatgttttgatCTTAAAATTTTCTGGCGGTGTTGGTATGCGCATTGTGGAtggatttcaatttcaaatgtCTTCTGCACATTCATTCCTTCCGTAAATGAAAAATCAAAAAGCTTTTGATATTTTTCAAGTAGCCAAGTTTTCTCCACATTGTGTAGTTTAACTTGCTCGTGACACTGTAGGTGGTAAACTTGAGATTCTATCGGAAAACCTGTGGTTTAGAAAATTGGTCCACACTACACTGTGGCGTGCAGCAACAGCGTGTGAAGTTGATCTTTCTGCAGGAGAATATGCTCGCCCTCCAAAATCTTTAAAATTGTATTAGCGATAGAAGTGAGTGTGTTGTTGAGGGTGTGTCTTAAAGCACTTTTGATTCATAAGGTGTGTGTCTGCTCCCAGACTTGTTCACATGGAGGGTCCTTCCCACCATGTTTGACAGTGGCACCTCAAATATAATGGGACCAGGGCCACAACTTGAGGGGGAATGAGAGCATAGTAGTTTCGCTTGAACAACAACACAAAGCAGAGTGACTCGCACCGTTATCAATTCGCTAATTTCACTGAAGAAAGGTCATAATCGATTGTGGGGTCTAAGCAAGTTTCTTTCCAATATTCATGCCCGTAATGTGACAACTTACCTCACAAAACACAACTATGCAACCGGTTTAATTCTTAACTAGGGTCACTAGACTTCAATCAACTTCAATAACCAGACAGCTAACAAAATCACATCAGCGTGTAAACATTTGATTGGTAGTGTAGGTCACTGAGTATTGAATTAAAATACATCAATAATTTCCTCCAAATTAACAATAGAACCTTCTCACATGGGCGTAGGCAAACATGTTCATATGGCTACGCTTAGCGATAAAAAATGACAACCAAATACAACTAATAAATCGTATTAATTTCAAAGATACGTTTAACCAATCTCATGGGAACTTAAACCCAGAAcacactttcttttctttcaattataATCTGTCATTAAGTTACGACAGTGTGAAAAATTAATAGATCCATAAGATTTCGGCATTTGAAAAAAGGTCAAAACCATTAAACTCAATAATAAAGGAAATAACAAAAACTCTGCAAAACATATAACTACTGGGTCCTAGCAATACTTAGAACACTCATCAACAGATAACTTCAAAATTGCTAGCTCAAGCATCAAGCCTCGACTCTTTCCTCTTCCAGGATGAGGGCCTTTCCTGTTGGCTTTGCCAATAGATCTGTGTATTCTTGGAATGGTGATTTAGAGAAGCGAGTCTCCTTCCAGAATTCGGGTGTTAGAAAACCGTAGGTTTTAAGCAGACAATCAAAAGTGGCCTGTAAAAAGATAAGAGGCATTAGAAAaactgattaaaaataaataactaagaCTCAGATATCATCCATATTTACTTATTGGttattcaatatttcaaaattcatacaaatgatttaaaaaactgaaaatgGTGTTACTAAATTGGATGGGGATAgatacaataaaaacaaaatactaCCCCACTTCAAAAAACTTATAATAACCCATTCAGGGAAAACAATGGGAAaggtaaaattaattatagttctCTACTTAGTTCAATCTACAAAAAAGCTTACTGAAGAGATTTTACATATTAGCTTACTCATAaactaaacataaaatataaaataattcactTAAGTTTTCTCCTATTATTTCCTATACGTAAAAGTACTCATTGAGTTCATCAAAAAGACTGACTAAATTTTACACTGAACTCATTTCTTCTAAAGCAATTTATAGTACTAAATTAGACAACCAGAATTAATCATAAGGCAACCTAGCGCGTAAtagaataaaactaaattatatagtaTGTCCATGCAACCAAGGTATGTAAgattataaacaattataagagTTGATCCGATAAGCAAAACACAATAACAACCAATACAATAATTAAGCATTAACGATGGCATCATCAAGTTACAGAAAAATATGGACATATAGTTGAAATACTAAAACCCTACAAATGCAATGAACATGGCAAATGTTTCTAAAAGGAGCATGACATAAATTGCTCGTAAAATTTAAACAGCATCAACCGAACGAACAAACTCAAAATCATTAATAAGgctaaaacaacaaaattaatcaaaacaaaaacaaaatgaataaaaCTTGAGAGAACTCGTTAAAAACCATTGTAAATAATCGTTATCAAGCATTATCCAATAAACGAAACAATCAAtagacaataaaataaatattacacgGGTAAGGGTTAACCTTGACGAAGTTTCCGAGGGTTTTGGTTGAACCTCTGGAGGAGGTGAAAACATCATCGATTCCGGCGAACTGCAATACCTTTTTGGGGACCCTGGCAGCGACGATACCGGACCCACGAGGGGCAGGGACCATGCGGACTGTGACGGAACCACACTTTCCGGTGACCTTGCATGGAACGGTGTGGGGCTTTCCAATCTTGTTTCCCCAATACCCTCTCCTGACGGGAATAACAGAGAGCTTAGCCAAGATAATGGCGCCACGAATGGCGGTGGCAACTTCCTTACTGCACTTGACACCGAGACCGACGTGGCCATTACCGTCTCCAACGACGACGAAGGCCTTGAAGCGCGTACGCTGACCGGCGCGAGTCTGTTTCTGGACAGGCATGATCTTCATGACCTCGTCTTTGAGAGTAGGACCAACGAGGGTGTCAATTATTTGGTGCTCCTTAATTGGGAGTGAGTGCAGGTAGATCTGTTCCAGGCTTCGGATTTTACCATCCTTTACGAGGCGTCCAAGTTTCGTTACAGGGACCCATTTTTCCTCCTCGTCGCGGCGCCCCGAGGCCCTGCGGCGTCCGCCGCGGCCCCTATCTCCGCGGCCGCGGCCGCCGAAGCCACGACCGAATCCACCACGGTCTCCGCCTCCACGTTCGGCCATGTTGTTTGTTGCGTATGAGAGAGGGAAGGGGAAGGAGTGAGGGTGTAACTGCGCTTTTGATAAATGGGAGAAGGGTGTCTCAGTAGGGTTTCTGGTTCGAGTGTTGTTGTTCTATATATCTAAGTATGTAATGAAAGGGTCAGAGTAGGGTTTTCGTTTTGCTTGCTGTGGTCTCCGGGTTTGGTGAAACCCGTGTAGGGTTTGGGTAATGGGCTGGCCCAACTATTTAAGGGCTTATTATTTGACAAAACAATTGAAGAATACTACTTATAGGCACACACAACTAaggtttggttaaaaaaaaacacattaacaAGTTTAGTACACTAACATGTTCACTTATAAGCATTTCATTTCGTAGAAGCATTGAATccaataatattattcttatgCAAATTAGCTTTTCTTTATAACTATCAATACACGATAGACagtcataaaattttatgacaCAATCTATTAAATCTAATGAACTAAACTCCTTTAAAACtcgattaattttaaataagagaaACATAGAAGCATAatccttaaaaataaattacgttTACCCAATTATTTAGTAAAGCCCAACagtgaaatttgtaattaattttataaaaaaaatatggctGTATCTGATTTAAATACATCTCAGCTGTATTTCCAATGAACAAAAAACATTTGTACGTAAGTTGTGAGAGATATTGTTCACTCACCGCCCTTAGTCATGGCACACACTGAACacgaaaatttttcaaatatcaaggTTTGGTTTGCGACATTTAGTGTAGCTCgaacaaattattaaaagagaTATGTTGACAAACCTGggatttgtttaaaaaaattagatgtaataaaaagtaaatttgtaattaaatgatgtcaaaaaattagtgaaataataatattaaaggtTGTTAAGTACGTGTAAAAAAGAAAGTGAATTATCAACACATGAAGGTCctagttaaaataaatcaatcatCTTCCTTAAACCAAAAAACAcagaaaaattcataaataagcTCATGAAATAAGTTGGAAGTTAGACTGACACACTTTCCATtgttaaattttcaaatgacTAATAAAGGACAAATTAGggtaaaatgaaatatttaaacttattcAATACAGTTACTTGATCTCTCTAAGCAGCTTTCCTTCTTACCTATATGTTCTCTACACAAGCAATTAAGCAAAACAATGACAAATAAAACGTGCAAATTGGAAGAAGTTACATTCTTTGATGTCTTGATATTATCTACATATACACATCAGCAGTAGAAAACCATGATCTATTTTATAGTTAACCTCTgcttaaaatcatatttttgaTCGTCTTTAGTATTCTGTCACACCTGTTCATTTCCCTTCAGAATATTGAACTTGCAAAGAGGACAAGTTGCATTCATCTTTAGCCATTTCACTATGCATGTAGAATGGAAATGATGGTTACACGGAAGAACATGAAGTTCTGCTCCATCCTCATAAGAAGAGATGCATATACAGCATtcctgaaaagaaaaaaaaaaagatttattactTTCACAAATCTTTTGAATGTTATGTTATTATCACACTGCACAAATTAGAGCTTTTTCCTTTTTCGAACAACCATAAGTTGACACAGAGAACTTATGAAACTACAGCATGAATCTTTATATGCAGTGATCAATATAGAAAATCAAATAGCCATCTTGCAGAAGTGATAAACTACTTAAGGCTGAAAAATTAATTCAGTCCAGTAAAACGTACTGCATCATCAGGTGAAAGTATTCGTTCATTCGCGGAGTAGCCACCGATGGTCTCCACAGGAATCATTGATCCACCTCCCTTACTAGGTGTTTCCTCATTGCATAACATTTGATATTTGTATCTCGGAAGTACACTGAGATCCGATTCTGATGCACCTTCCTATAGTCTCATGAAAGGAGGCAATGAGATTGGAAGCCAACAAATACTCGAATGTcaatatttatgattaaaaagaaagaaacacgTACCTGTCCTGCAACAGCATAGAGAATAGCAATAATACAGGGTAAACAACAACAGAGGGCAATTCCAATCAAGCATGCCAACACAACACAAAAGATGGCAAAAAAGACATCAAATGCAAGAAAGACAACAGCCAACCTGTACATACAaatccaaagaaaaagaaaattaatatcaaCGTTATTACACCTAATTCATCATGTAATCCATCAATTTTTGTCAGTAAAATAAAAGCaatataacaaacaaaattaatcaaaaaaactcttttgtaatgatttttttttaagaaagatTATTTGGCATTTGCTTTGGTCTATATTTCGCGTTTTAAACATTGTGGACTATTTtccacacacaaaaaaaaaagagttattcAATTCATTTCTCATATATTAGGATAGATTAAGTCATTGGATCGGAAAAAGGCCACAACTTTATGCATTACTAGTATAAGCATGGATATTACTAGTTTTCataagtaaatttaaaataaacatatcattctttgaaaaaaataaataaataggagaATCTTCAGTAAACTTTTGTAAACATACCTCTTTTTGCAGGAAAAATATTCTTATACATGTATGTACATTATTAATTTTGCAGGAAAAATATTGTTATACATGTATGTACATTATTAATGCAAGAGCGCATATTGTTTTTATGCACCTCCGTGCCaaacttaaaagttaaaatacaaGCATTATTCTTGAAAGTCAGTTTAAATAAAGCCAAACTTACCAGTACAAACGTGGAGCATCTTGCAGAAGAATATCACCACCAGAGACAACCCAGTAAAAGCCCACCATCCACCAAAGTAACGAAACCATGGTATTCAATGATGCACATCGTTTTGTGAATCTGGGTTTTAGGTAATCAAAATCAGTATACCAAGTCAAACACAATATAAAAATGCATATCATAATAAACCAAACAGCATGCAACTCCATAGCAGATTAAAATCAATAGAGCAGCACGGCCCCCCAACACAGTAAAAGATTAACTTTCTTTACCCACAGTGAAAGGATATAATCCGACAGTTAGTCCTCGCATTACATAAATTGAAGCACAGTATCTATACCATAATATCAGTAGAAGGGTTCCAATGACTAAATCTTAATGACACTTGGAATCCTTTCACTAATCATATACACAAACCATAATCcctaaaaatatcataatgCTTTCACCAACACATTATCTATAACTACAATATTCCAGTATCACCTAAGTCACCTTAACTTTTGAAGCAACTAAATCCAGCAAGAACTTGGTTCACATACCGCGATAGAAAAATAGAGGGCTTCATTAGGTATTCAAATTAGCAACATGTCTCAGTATTCCTCATTAGTACTGCTATCCAAATAAAACCCCAAGACTCATACAATTGAAGTTTTAACCATGATTAACGCATAGATATTTACAGTTTCAATAAAAGAATTAGCACATGCAAACTGTCCCCATACAAGGATTTTACAATACAAGGAAAATGTCCCTATACAACAAAAGGAACATACTAAAGGTTTCACTGTACAAGGGAAAGGTACCAAGACGGTTACACACTAACAAAATTCTAGATTCCTTGTTGAAGTACATGTAAGATTGTAAGATGCAGAAACTAATAGCCACGAGTAAATGATTTTCTTTAAGGTAGAAGACGGGCTATAATGCAAAGGTAAAGTTACGTCCTAATAACCGGTTGGTCGTGGACTCCAATCTTGACAGCCTCTTTGATATGCAAGAAGAAGACTACTTACAATTACCCTCCCTCGTATGTTCGCTACGCAAGAAGCCTCTCGCACCAGGGTGATACATTAGTTTTTTAGCAAGTTTAGGTATGTTGTGTTAAAAGAACTCACCAAGGTCAAGACAAACCTCACATTGACAAAGATAGATATTCACCGTCATTGTCCTCG contains:
- the LOC114179856 gene encoding 40S ribosomal protein S2-4-like, producing MAERGGGDRGGFGRGFGGRGRGDRGRGGRRRASGRRDEEEKWVPVTKLGRLVKDGKIRSLEQIYLHSLPIKEHQIIDTLVGPTLKDEVMKIMPVQKQTRAGQRTRFKAFVVVGDGNGHVGLGVKCSKEVATAIRGAIILAKLSVIPVRRGYWGNKIGKPHTVPCKVTGKCGSVTVRMVPAPRGSGIVAARVPKKVLQFAGIDDVFTSSRGSTKTLGNFVKATFDCLLKTYGFLTPEFWKETRFSKSPFQEYTDLLAKPTGKALILEEERVEA
- the LOC114179945 gene encoding E3 ubiquitin protein ligase RIE1-like gives rise to the protein MSSPNSAPQPHAPLLIPRPDAATGRLPILALLLGRRGHSAVVRETAARELDERRADWTYSKPVVALDMTWNMAFVVVSAVMLACTVKENPNTPIRLWICGYALQCLLHVALVWVEYRRRSDAPRDEESSGHLEYDDVNDSDEEDAGTSGSSSSTGFTKRCASLNTMVSLLWWMVGFYWVVSGGDILLQDAPRLYWLAVVFLAFDVFFAIFCVVLACLIGIALCCCLPCIIAILYAVAGQEGASESDLSVLPRYKYQMLCNEETPSKGGGSMIPVETIGGYSANERILSPDDAECCICISSYEDGAELHVLPCNHHFHSTCIVKWLKMNATCPLCKFNILKGNEQV
- the LOC114177929 gene encoding microtubule-associated protein 70-2-like, with protein sequence MAEVSGEVGTEATVATPVAPLAVSGSFKEGKGSSRRRAPSMRQSLDADEFMNLLHGSDPVKVELNRLENEVRDKDRELSEAQAEIKALRFSERLREKAVEELTEELSKVEGKLKLTESLLESKNLEIKKINDDKKASMAAQFAAEATLRRVHAAQKDDDMPPIEAILAPLEAELKLARQEIAKLQDDNKALDRLTKSKEAALLEAEKTVQIALAKASMVDDLQNKNQELIKQIEICQEENKILDKMHRLKVAEVEKLTQTVRELEEAVLAGGAAANAVRDYQRKVQEMNEERKTLDRELARAKVTANRVAVVVANEWKDANDKVMPVKQWLEERRFLQGEMQQLRDKLAITERTAKSEAQLKEKYQLRLKVLQESLRETSNSINRGTSEGRCISNGPSRRQSLGGADNISKLTSNGFLKRSPSIQLRSSVSSSTVLKHAKGTSKSFDGGTRSLERSKILLNGKPPSYSFNQSSEGTKHREENDNWKGNSDDKPNDFPTVDTEDSVSGVLYDLLQKEVLALRKAGHEKDQSLKDKDDAIEMLAKKVDTLTKAMEVEAKKMRREVAVMEKEVAAMRVEKEQESRAKRFSNVKGPVNSAQHQLVSGRNVARGGLTRSTQ